In Streptomyces sp. NBC_00306, a single genomic region encodes these proteins:
- a CDS encoding RNase A-like domain-containing protein, producing MADLPSDKQRQRERDQAKTAPPNQGVGRFDVKPQHLYFTSLVVRDGQFAYDKKAKALTDTLDKYSQSAGTGWGADSFADRYGIVAGKFLQLWAKSVVSVGGVAVGFTQTANNYAQADWAANKGKGEPPEEKQPPAVIATVPTYGPPNDLTWRGEGEYHDSWAISGILGEVPDFLMFIMKPVVDEGLRLGRVHEITPGVKEEEFRDIAGAWRNASKDVKKAADDFTDAISYITDPTGNGEWQAAMRAFCQTIWGTTAWGKARDQRAEVTAKKGTRNWKSNGKLDPATRRPIIEVLDKSANVIQKLFDDLADVGQKTTETTTRLAKEATDKTVNSLTSDLDLSKLTRLAAGLVVAEVVLTFRSHMDKAAMDAAVGAYHEAFGDAAGKLAMLEFELDEALLSVPTFQAERARAQGFGARSLNEFKKEHSWQLPESQFPYMYSVDLAAAEGVGNGHTLDKHVGKTDEQLLQRMRDERKGNGEPRIPGASTYADVEAAQRFTQYCLRDNTDDIDRWLAGDPPDASLIVRSDSVPVQGPLVGDAVTGKGVTYDGSKLSEVHDMKGVSLRLMRDPSLDPPYFVFTSMPV from the coding sequence ATGGCTGACCTGCCTTCCGACAAGCAGCGGCAGCGGGAACGGGACCAGGCCAAGACCGCGCCACCCAACCAAGGTGTGGGCCGCTTCGATGTGAAGCCTCAGCACCTCTACTTCACCTCGCTCGTCGTACGCGACGGTCAGTTCGCCTACGACAAAAAGGCGAAGGCGCTGACGGACACGCTGGACAAATACAGCCAGTCCGCGGGAACGGGCTGGGGCGCGGACTCCTTCGCCGACCGGTACGGCATCGTCGCCGGGAAGTTCCTGCAGCTCTGGGCGAAGAGCGTGGTGTCGGTGGGTGGTGTCGCGGTGGGCTTCACTCAGACCGCGAACAACTATGCGCAGGCGGACTGGGCGGCGAACAAGGGCAAGGGAGAGCCACCGGAGGAGAAGCAGCCTCCAGCGGTGATCGCAACCGTGCCCACGTACGGTCCGCCGAACGACCTGACGTGGCGCGGGGAGGGCGAGTACCACGACTCGTGGGCGATTTCCGGAATCCTCGGAGAGGTCCCGGACTTCCTCATGTTCATCATGAAACCCGTGGTCGATGAAGGGCTGAGACTCGGCCGCGTCCACGAGATCACGCCGGGCGTCAAGGAAGAAGAGTTCCGCGACATCGCCGGGGCCTGGAGGAATGCCTCCAAGGACGTGAAGAAGGCGGCGGACGACTTCACGGACGCCATTTCCTACATCACCGACCCCACGGGCAACGGTGAATGGCAGGCCGCGATGAGGGCTTTCTGCCAGACGATCTGGGGAACCACGGCGTGGGGGAAGGCCCGTGACCAACGGGCCGAGGTGACTGCCAAGAAGGGCACCCGGAATTGGAAGAGCAACGGGAAACTGGACCCTGCCACCAGGCGCCCCATCATCGAGGTCCTCGACAAGAGCGCGAACGTGATTCAGAAGCTGTTCGACGACCTGGCCGACGTGGGCCAGAAGACCACGGAAACCACCACGCGCCTGGCCAAGGAGGCCACGGACAAGACGGTGAACAGCCTCACCTCGGATCTCGATCTCTCTAAACTCACCAGGCTCGCGGCCGGGCTCGTGGTCGCGGAGGTCGTCCTGACCTTCCGGTCCCACATGGACAAGGCGGCCATGGACGCGGCGGTAGGGGCCTATCACGAGGCGTTCGGCGATGCTGCGGGCAAGCTGGCCATGCTCGAGTTCGAGCTCGACGAGGCGCTCCTGAGCGTGCCCACGTTCCAGGCGGAACGGGCTCGGGCGCAGGGGTTCGGTGCGCGCTCCCTCAATGAGTTCAAGAAGGAGCACAGCTGGCAGCTGCCGGAGAGCCAGTTCCCCTACATGTACTCGGTCGACCTTGCCGCCGCGGAAGGGGTGGGAAATGGTCATACCCTTGACAAGCATGTGGGGAAGACTGACGAGCAGTTGCTGCAGCGGATGAGAGATGAGAGGAAGGGGAATGGTGAGCCGAGGATTCCTGGGGCATCGACCTACGCCGATGTCGAGGCAGCACAACGGTTCACGCAGTATTGCCTGCGTGACAACACCGACGACATCGATCGGTGGCTGGCAGGGGACCCGCCGGACGCATCACTCATCGTCAGGAGCGACTCCGTTCCGGTGCAAGGCCCTCTCGTCGGCGACGCCGTCACCGGCAAGGGTGTCACCTATGACGGCAGCAAGCTTTCGGAGGTGCATGACATGAAGGGCGTTTCCCTGCGACTCATGCGCGATCCGAGTCTCGACCCGCCCTACTTCGTGTTCACCTCGATGCCCGTATGA